Proteins from a single region of Sesamum indicum cultivar Zhongzhi No. 13 linkage group LG5, S_indicum_v1.0, whole genome shotgun sequence:
- the LOC105162617 gene encoding uncharacterized protein LOC105162617, whose protein sequence is MHRPERVVRQFGMRQNVPESTDTRDMSLHQISRKNHAGADWSLQHIQYINRWQRRYDTVVHRPLISNRRETERGYWEWYYNITRNFVSSSTDRRVESGYQPGEAPMLQVVANEVNALETLCRSRPPNIEGYSQLVDRFEHGLHIIREAITQQPQQIASPSDDAPTTSHRQRRSSSRMSTGSVERRDFGVDIAGPSTVYPPQDYYVPQPPQDYYMPQPSQGDWFQSTPYMSNQTQDFSLDLGLGFNQPYTQGYNISPVPFPSFGAYRDNVESSSETSSRFVGEENEAQNEPVQNVGEEIRKPRRQRHRRHCGTGGHF, encoded by the exons ATGCATCGTCCCGAACGAGTTGTTCGCCAATTCGGGATGAGGCAGAATGTACCAGAATCGACGGATACCCGTGATATGAGCCTCCATCAGATTTCCCGTAAAAATCACGCGGGCGCAGATTGGTCTCTGCAACACATACAATACATCAATAGATGGCAAAGACGATATGACACGGTTGTACATAGGCCACTCATTTCTAATAGAAGGGAAACAGAACGAGGTTATTGGGAGTGGTACTAcaacataacaagaaatttcgTGTCGTCATCTACTGATAGACGTGTGGAAAGCGGGTACCAACCTGGAGAAGCACCTATGTTGCAAGTTGTG GCAAATGAGGTGAATGCCCTTGAAACTTTATGTCGATCTAGACCACCAAATATCGAAGGATATAGTCAATTGGTGGATAGATTTGAACATGGGTTACATATTATCAGGGAGGCTATAACCCAACAGCCACAACAAATTGCTTCTCCATCCGATGATGCTCCCACAACATCCCACAGGCAAAGAAGAAGTTCTAGCCGAATGTCAACTGGTTCAGTTGAACGTCGTGATTTTGGGGTGGATATAGCTGGTCCTTCTACAGTATATCcacctcaagattattacgtacctcaaccgcctcaagattattatatGCCTCAACCATCTCAAGGTGATTGGTTTCAATCGACTCCATATATGTCAAATCAAACACAAGATTTTTCTCTTGACCTTGGTCTTGGTTTTAATCAACCATATACACaaggatataatatttcaccaGTTCCATTTCCATCATTTGGTGCATATCGTGACAATGTGGAGTCAAGTTCTGAAACATCAAGTCGGTTTGTTGGGGAAGAAAATGAGGCGCAAAATGAGCCAGTTCAAAATGTGGGCGAGGAAATTAGAAAACCACGACGTCAACGCCACAGGCGACATTGTGGAACGGGTGGACatttttga